In Clostridiaceae bacterium, the sequence GGTAAATAAAAAAAAGCTTGGGAAAAGTAAAGAACCAAAAGAGATAGCGCAACCCAGCCTCAAAGCAGAACAATATCCGGGTAAACAGCAAAATCAAAATAAAAATAAAATACCATTGTTTAATGATAGTTACAAAATAAAGCTGATGGCAGTGTCTTTTATAGCAGGTTTAATATTACCACTGCTAATTGTGATACCTGTTATAAAAGGGAACAGTACAAAAGAGATAGCAAAAATCAGCGGGGAAAAAGATGAATTATTAAGTCAGATTGAAGAACTTAACGATAAATATGATCAATTATCCGAAACCAATAAGAATCTGGAAAAAGATTTGCAGGAAGCCAATTCAAATATAGATTATTATAAATTTACCCTTAAGCTTTTTGAAGTTAAGGAACTGGCAGACAACAAAAAATATGAAGATGCGGCAGATATGCTTATACTGTTGAAAACATTTGATTTTCAGGATGAAGAAAAATCAAAGTTTGAAGAAATGTATAAAAATATTATGCCCCTTGCGGCTGAGAGTGCTTATAACAAAGCATATGCCAAGTACATAAACAGAGAATATGAAGAAGCATTGAAGCTATTTGAAAAAGTACGGTTATATGATGAAAAATATTCACGAATTGATGCTACTTTGTATTATATGGGAAGATCTTATAAAGAACTGAATAATTCAAGAAATGCCATTGCCATGTTCCAGCAGATACTTGATAACTATCCAAACAGTTATTATTATTCGTATGCAAAGTACAGGATAAATGAATTAACCCAGATGCCTTAATTACTTTTAATATTAAAAACTAATCTACTTATGTTAAATATAGTCAATTTAAATGATAAAGTTTAAAAGGTAGCATTTATGCTGCCTTTTTCATATTATATAGCAGTATTTATTAATATGAGTCAATAGAATAAACCGATATAAGGTTTATTTTTATTGGGGTGAGTCTTTTGAATCCTAAATTAAGTAAAATAAATATTGCGCTTGGAGGCGGAGGAGTAAGGGGCATAGCATATATTGGCGTTTTTGCAGAAGCCTATGACAGGGGATACAAATGGGGTAACATAGCCGGAGTATCAGCAGGAGCATTAGCGGGGTCCTTCCTTTCAGCAGGGATGAGTCCATATGAAATGTGGAAAAACCTTAATGAGTTCGATTTTGAAGAAGTACAGTTCAGTAAGATACCTAAAAAAGTACCGGTGATCGAAAGATACTTAGAGTTTGTTCACAGGACCAGAACTACAGGTGAAGAAAGTATTAAGAATTTTTTTAGCAGAAAATATAATTTTGATGATTTTGTTAATGAAGATGAATCTGATCAGGACCAGTATTTAGAAAGAAGTAATTTCTTTAAAAATATTGCCACATTTGCAAAAGAGGGTAGTCTTTTTGACGGAGACTATCTGGAGGAATGGATATCAATATGTCTGAGAAAAAAAGGTATCAGGACTTTTGGTGATTTAAGAGGAGGAACAGTTGATAAACAAAATCCGAAAGGATATAAATTAAGAGTTACAGGAGTTGATTGCACCAGGGCAAAGTTGGTAGTTTTACCTGATGATCTTGAGTTTTATGGCATTAATCCTGATGAGTTTGAAGTGGCTAAAGCAATCAGAATCAGTACCTGCAATCCTTTTGCTTTTAAGCCGGTAGAGATTAAGAAGACAGAAGGGAAAAAAACCAAAACCTACTACCTTATTGATGGAGGAGCACTTGATAGTTTTCCTCACTGGGCTATCAATGCTGAAACAGCCAAAGCAGTAGGCTTTGTCCTCAAAGACGGTAATAAAAAACCTGGATTTTTTAGCCTGAATACGGCTCTTGATATTCTAAAGAGCATTATATCTGCCATTCATGATCCCGGTTTACCTAAAGATAAAGAAATTAAAATAAAATATATTGGGGAAATATTAATTAGTCCAAAAATATCAATGCTGGATTTTAACCTGAGCAATGATGATAAAGTTCATATGTTTAATGCGGGAAAAAATGAAGCCTATAAGGTATTTAACAAGATGGAAAGGGATTTGATGAGATATAGGAGAGGATTTTTCTACCCTTTCAGTTTTTTTAGATATTAACCCCCTAATTTCCAGGAAATAATCATTAGGTCAAGTTCTTTAATTTCCGGAGTATTTGTTGTATTATATATATAATATACTTACAGCACATATTTACTTTGGGCAATTAGTATTGCCCAGGGCCTATTTTTTTGTGCAAGGGGGATTATTATGCTATATGAAAGTACCAGAGGTGGTTTAAAGTCAATAAACTCTGCACAAGCCATAAAAATGGGTATTGCTCCGGATGGAGGTTTGTTTGTTCCTGAAAAGGATATAGTAATAAGCTTTGAGCAAATCCAAGAAATGGCAGGTATGAGTTATCAGGAAAGAGCTTGTAAAATTCTGAAATATTTTCTAAGTGATTATACAGATGAAGAAATAAAAGAATGTGTAAATAATGCTTACCAATCCAGTAAGTTCAGTAATACCAATATTGCTCCGGTTGTGGCGCTTAATGGAAACCTTTATGTACTGGAATTGTGGCATGGGCCTACCAGTGCTTTTAAGGACATGGCTTTACAAATAATGCCTCATTTACTGGTTAAAGCAATTGAGAAGACGGGAGAAACAAAAGAAATAGTAATTCTGGTTGCAACATCGGGTGATACTGGTAAAGCAGCCCTGGAAGGATTTAAAAATGTTAAGGGGACAAAGGTTATAGTGTTTTTCCCGGAAAATGGTGTCAGTCAGGTTCAAAAAAAGCAGATGGTTACTCAAGAGGGTAATAATGTCTGGTCGGTCGCCGTAGAAGGTAATTTTGATGATGCCCAAAGTGGTGTAAAAAAGATATTTGCAGATAAAGAGCTAGAGAAGAGAATGTCAGAGGGGGGACATGTTTTTTCTTCTGCAAACTCAATTAACTGGGGAAGGCTGGTTCCTCAGATTATTTACTATTTTTCTGCATATGCCGATCTCTTGAAAGAAGGAAATATCAAGGCCGGAGAAAAAGTAAACATTGTGGTTCCTACAGGTAATTTCGGCAATATACTGGCTGCTTATTATGCTATGAAAATGGGACTTCCTGTAAATAAACTTATTTGTGCATCAAATGAAAATAATGTATTGACAGATTTTATAAGGACCGGAATATATGATATCAGAAGAGAATTCAAAAAGACTATATCACCATCAATGGATATACTTATATCCAGTAACCTGGAAAGACTTCTTTATGAAATAACAGAGCATAATTCGGATATGATAAATATGTGGATGAAAAAAC encodes:
- a CDS encoding tetratricopeptide repeat protein; the protein is MIDLKEELKNYSPIDMKILEDEGADLPDNIKNSIILYNKALESLQNGSEDIAVIELRKAIALNPDFYEAVNLLGVCYSYLNDQQKAIEMFERVVNAENNGVRALSYINQIKSGQDGDAATASSKKKGAVNKKKLGKSKEPKEIAQPSLKAEQYPGKQQNQNKNKIPLFNDSYKIKLMAVSFIAGLILPLLIVIPVIKGNSTKEIAKISGEKDELLSQIEELNDKYDQLSETNKNLEKDLQEANSNIDYYKFTLKLFEVKELADNKKYEDAADMLILLKTFDFQDEEKSKFEEMYKNIMPLAAESAYNKAYAKYINREYEEALKLFEKVRLYDEKYSRIDATLYYMGRSYKELNNSRNAIAMFQQILDNYPNSYYYSYAKYRINELTQMP
- a CDS encoding patatin; this encodes MNPKLSKINIALGGGGVRGIAYIGVFAEAYDRGYKWGNIAGVSAGALAGSFLSAGMSPYEMWKNLNEFDFEEVQFSKIPKKVPVIERYLEFVHRTRTTGEESIKNFFSRKYNFDDFVNEDESDQDQYLERSNFFKNIATFAKEGSLFDGDYLEEWISICLRKKGIRTFGDLRGGTVDKQNPKGYKLRVTGVDCTRAKLVVLPDDLEFYGINPDEFEVAKAIRISTCNPFAFKPVEIKKTEGKKTKTYYLIDGGALDSFPHWAINAETAKAVGFVLKDGNKKPGFFSLNTALDILKSIISAIHDPGLPKDKEIKIKYIGEILISPKISMLDFNLSNDDKVHMFNAGKNEAYKVFNKMERDLMRYRRGFFYPFSFFRY
- a CDS encoding threonine synthase; translated protein: MLYESTRGGLKSINSAQAIKMGIAPDGGLFVPEKDIVISFEQIQEMAGMSYQERACKILKYFLSDYTDEEIKECVNNAYQSSKFSNTNIAPVVALNGNLYVLELWHGPTSAFKDMALQIMPHLLVKAIEKTGETKEIVILVATSGDTGKAALEGFKNVKGTKVIVFFPENGVSQVQKKQMVTQEGNNVWSVAVEGNFDDAQSGVKKIFADKELEKRMSEGGHVFSSANSINWGRLVPQIIYYFSAYADLLKEGNIKAGEKVNIVVPTGNFGNILAAYYAMKMGLPVNKLICASNENNVLTDFIRTGIYDIRREFKKTISPSMDILISSNLERLLYEITEHNSDMINMWMKKLMSDGIYFIDEETHKRITSVFWGGYTNESETLKTIESIYSDFNYVIDTHTAVGVDVYDKYVISTGDITKTIIASTASPFKFNHSVVRAIFGEEAVKGKSEFQLLDMLSDKCNIPVPEGLRDLDKKEEKHKRRCSVSGMKQEVIEILSI